From Thermodesulfobacteriota bacterium:
CAGCTCCTTCCGCGCGGACTCGTCGGTCCCGATTTCCCGTTCCTCGAAGTCGATGCCGTTCTTGCGAAGGTACTCTTTCGCCTGCTGGCAGCCTCCGCAACCCTCATTGGTATAGATACGGACCTTTTTCATGGCCGTTTACTCCTTTCCT
This genomic window contains:
- a CDS encoding glutaredoxin family protein, coding for MKKVRIYTNEGCGGCQQAKEYLRKNGIDFEEREIGTDESARKELEAKGIQSTPVLEIGGETVVGFDPGRIEELLKAA